A window from Podospora bellae-mahoneyi strain CBS 112042 chromosome 1 map unlocalized CBS112042p_1, whole genome shotgun sequence encodes these proteins:
- a CDS encoding uncharacterized protein (EggNog:ENOG503P211), with protein MELETAVNLNIPIEAHLLRGCCREADRCEIVAMGLDQLRIALPESFHGHLIALTGEIRSSCRLLRDLADRSQVHFSRVPIVANYLNVVLPCLSRTLKDIIGYYEEKTISREMRWRKMYNKMTEEASGLPLPQRFVLYNHFLSLLKQLLTRSPSFELNTLETLRTRILKLREQRGIERTLGGADILPTAAVSNGPETFKTSYGPFYPWGHFTIPPESKILFRRPFDEDRISIVVYLNSVDQSPYLLMRTMQGDIPWFSLFGAHELCINREGSALQLKRWSRHTPVPVADLAQPSL; from the exons ATGGAACTCGAGACAGCAGTGaacctcaacatccccattGAGGCACACCTCCTCCGGGGCTGCTGTCGCGAGGCTGACAGGTGCGAAATTGTGGCCATGGGTCTCGATCAACTACGAATAGCACTCCCCGAGTCCTTCCATGGTCATCTCATTGCCCTCACCGGGGAGATACGAAGCTCGTGCCGTCTTCTACGTGACCTCGCCGACCGATCCCAGGTGCACTTCTCGCGTGTCCCCATCGTTGCCAACTACCTCAACGTCGTGCTCCCTTGCCTGTCTCGGACCCTGAAAGATATCATCGGTTACTATGAGGAGAAAACCATTTCGAGAGAAATGAGATGGCGAAAGATGTACAATAAAATGACGGAAGAAGCCTCTGGGCTCCCACTTCCACAAAGATTTGTCCTTTACAATCACTTCCTATCGTTGCTGAAGCAGCTGCTGACGAG GTCGCCGAGCTTTGAGCTCAACACTCTTGAAACCCTCCGCACTCGAATTTTGAAGCTGCGGGAACAGAGAGGAATCG AACGCACACTGGGCGGAGCAGATATTCTCCCTACCGCTGCCGTCTCGAACGGCCCTGAAACATTTAAGACC TCGTATGGACCCTTCTACCCCTGGGGCCATTTCACTATTCCGCCAGAGTCCAAAATTCTATTCCGGAG GCCATTTGATGAGGACAGGATCTCAATCGTTGTCTACTTGAATTCGGTCGACCAATCACCTTACTTGCTCATGAGAACCATGCAGGGCGATATTCCCTGGTTCTCGCTGTTTGGTGCCCACGAGCTCTGTATCAACCGGGAAGGAAGTGCACTGCAGCTCAAACGATGGAGCCG TCACACACCAGTCCCAGTCGCGGACCTGGCTCAGCCGTCGCTCTAA
- the NHP6 gene encoding Non-histone chromosomal protein 6 (EggNog:ENOG503P5CR; COG:K), which produces MPKAAVKSKAEPKVKRGRGKKDPNAPKRGLSAYMFFANEQRENVREENPGVSFGQVGKILGERWKALSDKQRAPYEAKAAADKKRYEDEKQAYNADGDEEESS; this is translated from the exons ATGCCTAAGGCCGCAGTTAAGAGCAAGGCCGAGCccaaggtgaagagggggcgGGGCAAGAAGG ACCCCAACGCTCCCAAGCGTGGTCTTTCGGCGTACATGTTCTTTGCCAACGAGCAGAGAGAGAACGTGCGCGAGGAGAACCCTGGTGTTTCCTTCGGCCAGGTTGGCAAGATCCTCGGTGAGCGATGGAAGGCTCTCAGCGACAAGCAGCGTGCCCCGTAtgaggccaaggctgccgccgACAAGAAGCGttatgaggatgagaagcagGCGTACAAC GccgacggcgacgaggaggagtcgTCCTAA
- a CDS encoding uncharacterized protein (COG:S; EggNog:ENOG503P4G0), translated as MAAINATTSVPELSQAEAGVLELYDKVQQLQLQLAVLRAQERYTQGKGSPDGRTRLLEAKASVSLRDRVIESVVAVQPTLKAVHHATHASPVERDLLSHIEQRDHAAKRTVEHCSALHSTMEKLAKVEVEYLETKQRNVELASETLNLAADNVGQEPNNVRNTQLKMELDTLETQLRATRGKWRVMKGTASAIVAGSGLDWVRDERLRELVLDIDD; from the exons ATGGCAGCAATCAATGCAACGACCTCTGTACCCGAGCTGTCCCAGGCCGAAGCCGGCGTGCTGGAGCTTTACGACAAGGTGCAACAACTCCAGCTCCAGTTGGCAGTTCTCAGAGCACAAGAGCGCTACACCCAAG GGAAAGGATCACCAGACGGTCGAACCCGGCTGTTAGAAGCAAAGGCATCAGTGTCACTTCGCGACAGAGTTATCGAAAGCGTCGTGGCGGTCCAGCCAACTCTAAAAGCCGTCCACCATGCCACTCACGCCTCGCCTGTTGAAAG GGATCTTTTATCCCACATCGAGCAGCGCGACCATGCAGCAAAGCGCACCGTTGAGCACTGCTCGGCCCTGCACTCGACCATGGAGAAGCTCGCaaaggttgaggttgaatATCTAGAAACCAAACAGCGAAATGTGGAACTCGCATCGGAAACGCTTAACCTTGCTGCTGATAATGTCGGGCAAGAACCCAACAATGTCAGAAATACACAGCTCAAGATGGAACTGGACACATTAGAGACCCAGCTTAGAGCGACGCGCGGAAAATGGAGAGTGATGAAAGGCACAGCTAGTGCTATCGTCGCTGGCAGCGGCCTTGACTGGGTACGGGATGAACGTTTGCGCGAACTGGTGCTCGACATCGACGATTGA
- the ATG11 gene encoding oligomeric, coiled-coil, peripheral membrane protein (COG:U; EggNog:ENOG503NU5H) produces MASQVLIAHTGQRLHLDASQASSLDNLKATVALNLSIPAQYIIALTPQGRPLKPQATHTEKEIYIYDSRLALGSSPGTPPPARSELPMPKEYRFSDAPDLIEDSRSIHAWQELYKARQVWAFRVVEDCRQMATTADDRYSEIDVMLRCLDAAVTNLESVIRGLEPKYAELTRWIPTARADYAALATGWEEYLSLARSIPVSSAMVRFMTGQEVSGTKARLQRQATLEDLIDLETTRKAGRLAPAALRKFNNRVADLDKAATRLFQDAEDLFREFERTMARSAMDHSRDAHQLLQDIEAVANKIDTDYQTTLEYTSSTRDALSQISKIAVNHTERLLPSMAKRAVELSNMLQYATQARNTLAAESTEFMRSIADITSLSSSVKAQINGVNQEDELSTFDHLRLVQQSPYMYASFVVEAIRRREWLEKVKQDSSTLANEMALFQEEEIKRRRKWYKSIANTYGPQNPTSESNVPGLEVNLLGEEESWPSMTRGDLEEFFALLQIPKADPEIVNDVGKLVAELNNPTRQQSRRMKAFKNGSVHEAALGRSGLLIRGDDDLLRTLQDEKAKLEGKLKTAESRVRRLEDLLHRQTQASRPSIGNLFQVPSQQLPDRNDSTISVRSPRITDDRRGSLEGADVLAQRIQQLESDLAAEKERSAGLERELNVQVAQHNNIKGQLNEVNSTKKDLLENMEAQKREFVEERKSFQEEIRQLQLRLEHTEDEIEHYGESREHEKNSYDERIRLLECEVLEKQDALLKFEGQVEVLRKETGLQRERLEAQERQLQHAQDERQDLVKKVEVTSEEAGHHVKTLHSLWGLLAPDASIPVDPTKLSEVIVGKINDVLSRLQRLDGDMSLLRLDLDSSQSAAKIAQAERASLEARFDTLRKAVSEERAKVAALEGQLADSRSQLQQLRSKLADGETGTESLRKQLEQQEKKIMVITEELASRTSQVSSMEEGARLLKEKLKESQVRLSELGAWFESRTEHAKEITQRLYAQNECLIRLLERLGFSVTRQDGNMTIQKVPRAERSTQSTSELDPSMSLRRSTTLNLRPVADSGDLKLLYWMDSNNRQSESARYTAYLESLGYFDMDAFCETVIRRVRDIENIARKWRGYRDKAHALQKDAHNKIAFKHFKEGDLALFLPTKNQATGAWAAFNVGCPHYFLREQESHRLDNREWIVARISRIQDRVVDLSKSLQHQPGDRRRGLSTDAEPSKDDNDNPFGLSDGLRWYLIDAEEDKPGAPNTPGLAKSTVTVAANKVEAMADMHTHGRSGSKSGGLVGRGAAPSGIEGVSKTLSKSLESRRSSTGSRKALPFAIGVSRGRDSAVASETNSLRAAPADTPVATSPIQQHAVPQVTTQAVDPRQTMGTDGEEGSSTEAASAQQPRQSLSEVRNPLDSLIGP; encoded by the exons ATGGCGTCACAGGTGTTGATTGCCCACACGGGTCAGCGCCTGCATCTTGACGCTTCCCAGGCCTCATC CTTGGACAACCTCAAGGCCACGGTGGCCTTGAATTTATCTATACCCGCACAGTACATCATCGCGTTGACCCCCCAGGGAAGGCCCTTGAAGCCCCAAGCCACCCACACCGAG AAAGAAATCTACATTTACGATAGTCGCCTAGCCCTAGGATCGTCCCCAGGAACACCGCCTCCTGCCCGGTCCGAGCTCCCTATGCCCAAGGAATACAGATTCTCAGACGCCCCGGACTTGATCGAAGACTCGCGCTCTATTCACGCATGGCAAGAGTTGTACAAGGCACGCCAGGTCTGGGCGTtcagggtggtggaggattgCAGGCAGATGGCTACCACCGCAGATGACCGCTACAGCGAAATCGATGTTATGCTCCGTTGTCTCGATGCGGCTGTCACCAACCTCGAGTCTGTCATCCGAGGCCTGGAGCCCAAATATGCAGAGCTCACGAGATGGATTCCCACAGCCCGGGCTGACTATGCGGCATTGGCAACAGGATGGGAGGAGTATCTATCGCTTGCACGGAGCATTCCGGTTTCGTCGGCGATGGTCCGGTTCATGACCGGACAGGAGGTCAGCGGCACTAAGGCAAGGCTGCAGCGGCAGGCCACTTTGGAAGACCTGATTGATCTGGAAACTACCCGAAAAGCTGGCCGTTTGGCGCCAGCAGCCCTCCGCAAATTCAACAACAGGGTCGCAGATCTAGACAAGGCTGCGACACGCCTATTCCAAGATGCTGAGGATCTCTTCCGGGAGTTTGAGAGGACCATGGCACGGTCAGCCATGGACCATTCTCGTGACGCACATCAGTTATTGCAGGACATTGAAGCGGTGGCCAATAAAATAGACACGGACTACCAAACGACGCTGGAGTACACGAGTTCGACCCGGGACGCCCTCTCGCAAATTTCCAAGATTGCGGTCAACCATACCGAGCGCTTGCTGCCAAGCATGGCAAAGCGAGCGGTCGAACTGAGCAACATGCTCCAGTATGCCACACAAGCCAGAAATACTCTTGCGGCCGAGTCCACAGAATTCATGCGGAGCATTGCCGATATCACGTCGCTCAGCAGCAGTGTCAAGGCTCAAATCAATGGGGTCAACCAAGAAGACGAGCTCTCCACGTTTGATCATCTCCGTCTCGTTCAACAAAGTCCGTACATGTACGCCTCCTTCGTCGTTGAGGCGATCAGGCGCCGCGAGTGGCTTGAAAAGGTCAAGCAAGACTCGTCCACCCTTGCCAACGAGATGGCTCTCtttcaagaagaggagatCAAGCGGCGCAGAAAGTGGTACAAATCCATTGCGAACACATATGGGCCCCAAAATCCAACGTCAGAGAGTAATGTACCCGGCTTGGAAGTCAATCTGctcggagaagaagagagctgGCCGTCAATGACTCGAGGGGACCTGGAAGAGTTCTTTGCGCTCCTACAAATACCAAAGGCAGACCCCGAGATCGTGAATGACGTGGGAAAGCTGGTGGCAGAGCTGAACAACCCTACAAGACAGCAGTCCAGGAGGATGAAGGCCTTTAAAAACGGCAGCGTGCATGAGGCTGCCCTCGGACGTAGTGGCTTGTTGATTCGCGGTGATGACGACCTACTCCGGACGTTGCAAGATGAGAAAGCTAAGCTGGAGGGCAAGCTTAAAACAGCAGAAAGTCGAGTGCGACGTCTGGAGGATTTGCTTCACCGCCAAACCCAAGCATCACGACCAAGTATCGGCAATCTATTCCAGGTCCCGAGCCAGCAGTTACCGGACCGCAATGACTCTACAATATCGGTCCGGTCACCTCGGATCACAGACGACCGGAGAGGATCCCTTGAGGGGGCTGACGTTTTGGCCCAACGAATTCAGCAGCTCGAGTCTGACCTTGCagctgagaaggagagatCGGCGGGTCTAGAAAGGGAATTGAATGTGCAGGTGGCCCAGCATAACAATATCAAGGGCCAGTTGAACGAGGTCAACTCGACGAAAAAGGACTTGTTGGAAAATATGGAGGCTCAAAAACGGGAGTTTGTGGAGGAGCGAAAGTCTTTCCAGGAAGAGATCCGGCAATTGCAACTGCGCCTGGAGCACACAGAAGACGAGATTGAACACTATGGTGAGTCAAGGGAGCATGAAAAAAACTCTTACGATGAGAGGATTCGCCTTCTTGAGTGCGAGGTGCTTGAGAAGCAGGACGCCCTCCTGAAATTTGAAGGCCAAGTTGAGGTCCTTCGTAAGGAAACAGGCTTGCAGcgggagaggctggaggCCCAGGAGCGGCAGTTGCAGCACGCACAAGACGAGCGGCAAGACCTAGTAAAGAAGGTCGAGGTGACAAGTGAGGAAGCGGGACATCATGTCAAGACGCTACATTCTCTTTGGGGACTCTTGGCGCCAGACGCATCCATCCCAGTCGATCCCACTAAGCTTTCAGAAGTAATTGTTGGCAAAATTAACGATGTACTGTCTCGACTGCAGAGGCTAGACGGAGATATGTCGCTTCTGCGCCTGGATCTCGATTCTTCTCAGAGCGCAGCCAAGATTGCGCAGGCGGAGAGGGCATCCCTGGAAGCAAGATTCGATACCTTGCGCAAGGCAGTTTCCGAGGAGAGGGCAAAGGTAGCTGCATTAGAAGGCCAACTGGCAGATAGTCGCAGCCAACTCCAACAGCTGCGCTCGAAATTGGCCGATGGTGAGACTGGTACAGAGTCTCTACGAAAACAGCTCGagcaacaagaaaagaaaatcatGGTCATCACAGAGGAGCTGGCGTCGCGCACATCGCAGGTCAGCAGCATGGAAGAAGGCGCTCGGCTactcaaggagaagctgaaggAATCGCAGGTCCGGTTGTCGGAGCTGGGAGCTTGGTTTGAATCTCGGACCGAGCATGCAAAAGAAATTACCCAAAGGCTATACGCCCAGAACGAATGTTTGATACGCCTCCTTGAGCGGCTCGGGTTTTCGGTAACCCGTCAGGATGGCAACATGACGATACAAAAGGTTCCGAGGGCAGAACGCTCGACTCAAAGCACAAGTGAGTTGGATCCGAGCATGTCTCTTCGACGCTCCACCACCCTTAACCTGCGCCCAGTTGCAGACAGTGGCGACCTGAAGCTGTTATACTGGATGGATAGCAACAACAGACAAAGCGAGTCAGCAAGGTATACCGCCTACTTGGAATCACTTGGCTACTTTGACATGGATGCTTTTTGCGAAACCGTGATACGCCGCGTTCGAGATATTGAAAATATTGCCCGGAAGTGGCGAGGATACCGGGACAAGGCACACGCATTGCAAAAGGATGCTCACAACAAGATCGCCTTCAAACACTTCAAGGAGGGCGACTTGGCATTGTTTCTTCCTACCAAGAATCAGGCAACAGGTGCTTGGGCGGCATTCAATGTGGGCTGTCCCCATTACTTTCTTCGCGAGCAAGAGTCGCACAGGCTGGACAATCGTGAGTGGATCGTTGCCAGAATCTCGCGGATCCAGGATCGCGTCGTAGATCTCTCCAAATCACTGCAACATCAGCCTGGAGAtcgaaggagggggttgtctACAGACGCAGAGCCATCTAAGGACGACAATGACAACCCCTTCGGCCTGTCTGATGGTCTGAGGTGGTATCTGATCGATGCAGAGGAGGATAAGCCAGGTGCTCCGAATACGCCGGGCCTTGCAAAGTCTACAGTGACGGTAGCTGCCAATAAAGTCGAGGCCATGGCTGACATGCACACCCATGGGCGGTCGGGGTCCAAGTCTGGAGGGCTTGTGGGTCGTGGAGCTGCGCCGTCTGGCATTGAGGGGGTCAGCAAGACACTTTCCAAGAGTCTCGAGAGCCGTCGCTCTAGTACGGGCTCTAGAAAGGCCCTGCCCTTTGCGATTGGTGTTTCTCGAGGTCGGGACAGTGCCGTCGCTAGTGAGACAAACTCTCTCCGTGCTGCGCCAGCCGATACCCCGGTGGCCACAAGTCCTATACAACAGCATGCTGTGCCTCAGGTTACCACTCAAGCAGTTGATCCGAGGCAGACGATGGGTACcgacggagaagaaggaagctcAACGGAAGCAGCGTCAGCCCAACAGCCGCGACAATCGCTTTCTGAGGTGCGCAACCCACTTGATTCCCTCATCGGACCCTGA
- a CDS encoding uncharacterized protein (COG:J; EggNog:ENOG503P3U8), with amino-acid sequence MAGPVVSRSPACLWCMRRLAQPFLSPNGPVNSLPLVQTRAKSTHLVPSDKGVVVRLLANIPKFGRKDAIFRVERGRMRNEWFPRKLAEYMTVARFKELGLSPKDDVGERDPTFVDMKVLEQLPAAKPPAPVAEPQQAAKPVKKTIKPERVRELLERLVPKTITFYRIPIPAPPSNTATISPLVAVAAAQETPQGPLAIYGSVSTKDIASSIKSCISADEDGAQINIEPAHVTVLGLKDEINKIKELGRFEVKVSIGNSDMEPITRSVEVLPSEEKTQEPQPASKKTAV; translated from the exons ATGGCGGGACCAGTGGTGAGCAGATCGCCAGCATGCCTTTGGTGCATGCGGAGGCTAGCACAGCCCTTTCTCTCCCCCAACGGTCCCGTCAACTCCCTCCCACTGGTTCAGACTCGAGCAAAGTCCACCCATCTCGTCCCCAGCGACAAAGGAGTTGTCGTCCGCCTATTAGCAAATATCCCCAAGTTTGGCAGGAAAG ATGCCATCTTCCGTGTCGAGCGCGGCCGCATGCGCAACGAGTGGTTTCCCCGCAAATTGGCGGAATATATGACTGTAGCCCGCTTCAAGGAGCTCGGCCTGTCCCCCAAGGATGATGTCGGCGAGAGGGACCCGACGTTTGTCGATATGAAGGTGCTGGAGCAATTACCTGCCGCGAAACCACCTGCCCCGGTAGCCGAACCTCAGCAGGCCGCCAAGCCTGTGAAGAAGACCATCAAG CCGGAGAGAGTGCGTGAGCTTCTTGAAAGGCTTGTTCCGAAAACCATCACCTTCTATCGTATCCCGATTCCTGCCCCGCCATCTAATACGGCAACCATATCACCTctcgtcgctgtcgccgCGGCCCAGGAGACCCCACAGGGACCCCTCGCGATCTATGGCTCTGTATCAACCAAGGACATTGCGAGCTCGATAAAGAGCTGCATATCTGCCGACGAGGACGGGGCTCAGATCAACATCGAGCCCGCTCATGTCACCGTGCTAGGTTTGAAGGACGAaatcaacaagatcaaggagctAGGACGCTTCGAAGTGAAGGTGTCGATTGGAAACTCGGATATGGAGCCTATCACCAGGTCTGTCGAGGTTCTCCCCAGTGAAGAGAAGACACAAGAGCCACAGCCAGCGTCGAAGAAGACTGCCGTatag
- a CDS encoding uncharacterized protein (COG:S; EggNog:ENOG503P7W4), producing MMETGHRQARALGPCERYSSSRHALGFYKCVINTCRYTVPTSGVQGQSVYEVFERALASVVFDIPSLRVGIKDEETSSPYFVFLSAINLHLHLEYHEVSKDLDVELIQKLEHQHDQYFPDISSRPPWKVIIVATPHPANGVLAFDVIFAVHHSIADGRSTAAFHTNLLNELACPSVRPIQLSDHVLSLPPSQQLSLPLEAVVAFKQSWGFVLGTLFRELGPAWLSRPSKAIPWTGKLITPEPFQTNLRLIVVPAEVAPSVLAICRQHGTTLTPLLHSLVLASIAKLVPAKDAQAFCSSTPIDLRPYISDHPPSGKPGALFGVLVTTQAHHFESHEIHGDRDEDGIWKTAVSLRGRMKKHLETVPKDDIISMLSWVTNWRKYWLSKIGKPRETTWEVSNIGSIHGIPGGSHLQPGWQIRRSIMSQGATVAGAAIGVNVAGVAGGDICISLSWQEGIVETDLVEGMVLDLQRWLGQLGRGEKLAWK from the exons ATGATGGAGACCGGGCACCGACAAGCCCGAGCCCTCGGGCCGTG TGAAAGATACTCTTCATCGAGGCACGCCCTCGGCTTTTACAAGTGCGTGATCAATACTTGTCGTTACACAGTCCCCACATCCGGAGTTCAAGGCCAGTCTGTCTATGAGGTGTTTGAGAGAGCCCTCGCCAGCGTGGTTTTTGACATTCCGTCGCTGAGAGTGGGTATAAAAGATGAGGAAACATCCAGTCCATATTTTGTATTCCTATcggccatcaacctccacctccacctcgaaTACCACGAGGTATCGAAGGACCTCGACGTTGAGCTTATCCAAAAACTGGAGCATCAACACGATCAATACTTTCCTGATATCTCGAGCCGGCCTCCGTGGAAGGTGATCATTGTTGCCACCCCTCATCCAGCAAATGGAGTCCTTGCCTTTGATGTCATCTTCGCAGTGCATCATTCAATAGCGGATGGCAGAAGCACTGCGGCTTTTCACACCAATCTCCTTAATGAGTTGGCCTGCCCCTCAGTGCGCCCGATACAACTTTCCGACCATGTTCTAAGCCTCCCGCCCAGCCAGCAGCTCAGTCTTCCTTTGGAAGCGGTGGTGGCTTTCAAACAGTCCTGGGGTTTTGTATTGGGTACTCTTTTCAGAGAGCTCGGTCCCGCCTGGCTTTCAAGACCGTCGAAGGCAATCCCATGGACTGGAAAGCTAATCACCCCCGAGCCCTTCCAAACAAACCTTCGCCTGATTGTAGTTCCTGCGGAGGTGGCGCCATCTGTTCTCGCTATATGCAGACAACACGGCACGACACTGACGCCCTTGCTTCACTCGCTCGTACTGGCTTCTATCGCCAAGCTTGTTCCCGCCAAAGATGCCCAAGCATTCTGCAGCTCAACACCAATAGATCTAAGGCCCTATATTTCAGACCATCCACCAAGCGGAAAGCCTGGAGCTCTCTTTGGAGTTCTAGTTACCACCCAGGCGCATCATTTTGAGTCACATGAGATCCATGGGGATAGGGACGAGGACGGTATTTGGAAGACCGCAGTCAGCCTAAGGGGTCGAATGAAGAAACACCTAGAGACTGTGCCGAAGGACGATATCATCAGTATGCTGAGCTGGGTCACAAACTGGAGAAAATACTGGCTTTCAAAGATAGGTAAACCGAGGGAAACGACATGGGAGGTATCTAACATCGGGTCGATTCACGGCATCCCAGGTGGAAGCCATCTCCAGCCAGGCTGGCAGATCCGTCGCTCAATCATGTCTCAAGGAGCAACGGTCGCAGGAGCCGCGATAGGGGTCAACGTCGCCGGGGTTGCTGGTGGAGATATCTGTATCAGCCTGAGCTGGCAAGAAGGAATAGTCGAAACGGACTTGGTCGAGGGAATGGTGCTAGACCTGCAGCGCTGGCTCGGTCAGTTGGGTCGCGGAGAGAAGCTTGCCTGGAAATAG